The genomic DNA GGACTTCGTTCGCGGGCAGGGTGACAAGCCGTTCCTGATGCACATCCACTGGACGATCCCGCACGCCAATAACGAAGGGGGCCGCGTCAACAAGGACGGGATGGAGGTCCCCGATTACGGAATCTACGCCGATCGCGATTGGCCGAATCCGGAGAAGGGTTTTGCGGCGATGATCACGCGGATGGATGGCGACGTGGGCCGCTTGATGGCTTTGCTGAAAGAGAAACAAATCGACGACAACACGTTGGTCGTATTCACTTCGGACAACGGCCCGCACAGCGAAGGGAATCACAAACACGAGACCTTCGACTCCAACGGACCGCTGCGAGGTTACAAACGCGATCTCTACGAAGGGGGCATCCGAATGCCAACGATCGCGCGATGGCCCGGCAAGATCGCCGCCGGTTCGACCAGCGACCAATTGTTGGCGCATTACGATTGGCTGCCGACCGCATGCGAACTTGCCGGCATCGATCCGCCGGCGGGAGTCGATGGGATCTCGTTTGCCGCGACGCTGTTGGGCCAATCCCAGCGACCACACGAATACCTGTTCTGGAGCTACGGCGACAAAAAGGCAGCCCGCATCGGCAACTGGAAAGCTGTCATCCCCGGGAAAAACAAACCGCTGGAACTCTACGACCTCGCCAACGACATCGGCGAAACGAAGAACATCGCCGACCAACACCCCGACGTCGTCCAAAAGATGAAGCAAGCGATCGCCGCAGCGCTGGAGTAAAGGCTTTAGCCGACGACGCGCGCGCTGGAGTCGAGGCTTCAGCCGACAACGCGCAACTCCTACCCCAACGCAACACCCCAGCGTGATATGCTGATGTGAACGGACCGGGCCTCCCCCTCCGGCCCCGTTCTCACGGCGAACCTCACAGCACCGGTGGTTCCCGTTGACCAAAGTCTCTCCAATCTGAAGGACTCGTCATGCAGAAGCCACTCTTTGTTGCGTCGATGACTCTATTGGCCGCCTGCACCGGCTGCATCCAGACGGTTTACAAAATCGATCTGAAGCCGGAGGGGAACGAGATCACGCGGACACTTTCGGTGAAGGAGTCGTCGCAAAACCCCTCCGCGGAGCAACGGACGCAACAGAACGAGGAACTGCGACGCATCGCAACGCTCTATCCCGAGGGACGCGCCGAGGATCGCGAGGGATTGCCGACGTTCATCGGTCGATTCGCGGGCCCAATGCCAGTCGATGTTGGCGGCGTGGGCACCTTCACCCGCTTCGACAGCCCGTTGGGTTCGGTCTCGATCTACAGCGAACGGTTCCGCGGAAACGATGACTTGGCCGGTTCGTTGGCGACCAGCCAACAGGCGGCAGACGAACTGATCGACCTCGCCCTGGGATGGCTCGATTTCGAATTCCCTCCCAGTGCAACAGGCGACGCCGATCCACCGATCGACACGACATCGATTCGATCGCTGCTCGATGGCGAACTCCGCCAAGACCTCAAAAACGCGAGCCTGCAGCTGTGGATGTACGGGCAAGCCGAGAGCGCCCCCAACAACCACAGCCCGATCTTCCGCTTGGCACAATATCTCGCCGAACGCAACTATTTTTCACTGCAACAGATTCCAGCTATCGCCAGGCTTGTACAACAACAGAATCCCAAACAGTTCATCCATTTCGCCCACGACGTACTGTCACGGAAACTCACGCTCCAAAACCCCGACGCGGACACGCGCTGCCTGGACATTTTGAAAGACTGGCCGAGGCTCGAAAAGTCGATTCGAACCTACCTGAAGGAGACCGATGAATACAAGCAACTCGTTGTTCAGCAGGAACAAGCCGCGGGGGCTACCACACCAAGACATGTCGATGAGGCGCACGTCATCGGCAACAAAGTGATGGTGGCGTTGGCTCCTGACATGTTCAGCCGCCACGATCTCGTAGAGGTTTCGTTGCACCTTCGGCAGCCCCCCGACTCGACCAACGGCACCTGGGACGACGACACAAAATCGGTTCGCTGGTCGCAGGCGATCGGCGATTCCTCAACGCCCGGATTCGCTTTCGCCACCTGGTGCGTCCCCGAGCCCGAACAGCAGACCTTGCGATTCGGAAGCGTCATCGTGCGCGGCGGCGAACTGTTCAGTTATGTGATCTGGTACCGAGGACTCAGCCCCGATGAAACGGAGCAATGGGATGCGATGTTATCGTCGATCGGTCCCGACGCCGATGCAGTCGCCACACTGCAAGCCTTCCGATTCGAAGGCCAACCGAATCAAACGCTCCCGATCGCGGCGACGCTGGTCCGCTTGATCCAGACCGCAGCCAATTAGGCCAGCGGCAAAACTGTCACCACGATCCCCTTGAACGCAGGCGTCTTGCTTTGCGGGTCGGCATAGCGTGAGACCAGACAGTTCGATTCGGGGTAATACATCAGCGAATTGCCGGGGCGGATCGAATCGAAACCGCGGGCCAGGTAGCCATCGATCTGGCCGGTGTCGCTGCGAATCGAAACCGGTTGATCGTGCTGCAGCCCCAACCGCTGCAGATCCTCGGGATGCATAAGAATGATGTCGCGGCGATCTTGGTTCCGGTAAAGGTCTTCTTCTTCGTAGACGACCGTGTTGAATTGCCCTTCGCTGCGAACGGTCATCAACCGCAACTCGTTGGAATCGGTCCCCTTCAGATCGGGCAAGGCATGCGTGTGCATGACCGCTTTCCCATCGGCAGTCGGAAATTTTGGTTCATGAAACGTTCGGCCATCGAGTTGGAACTCTTGCTTTGTCGCTTCGATTTTGTCGAGCTTTGCATATCCCGGCACCACTTCGCTGATCCAGTTGCGAATCGTCGAGGTCTGCTGCAACTGGTCCCAGCAAATCAGATCGCTATCGCCGATCGCGCGGCGTCCCAGATCGGCGATCACGCGGACTTCGCTGCGCGGCCCCGGCACGCGTCGCGGCCCGCCGTCGCTCATCCGAATGAAGTTAAACATCGACTCCTGCGTCGTCGCTTCGGGCTCTTCATCGCGAGGCAGCACCGGCAGGATGATCGTTTCATCGGCCAGACCGTTGACGTGCCCTGTGTTCAGCGTCGTGCTGAGCATCACCGACATCTCCAGTCGCGAGAGCGCTTCGGCCGCGAAACGCGAATCGGGATTGGAACCGTAGAGGTTGCCGCCCAGACAGAGCCCAAACTTCATCCGCCGGTCGTGAGCGGCTTCCATGCAGGCGAGCGTGTCCAATCCGGTGCTGGTCGGCAGCTCCAGGTGGAACTTGGATTGCAGGTTCTCAAAAATCGCGTCCTTCAGTTTGGGCGTCACGCCAACCGAACCGATCCCCTGCACGTTGCTGTGCCCGCGGATCGGCAGCAGGCCACATCCGGGACGGCCAAGCATTCCGCGAGCCATCGCGAGGTTGGCGATCGCTTGAACGTTTTGCACTCCATGAGCGTGATGCGTGATCCCCATCGTCCACGCGAAAACGGTCCGCTGCGACTTTGCATAAACGCCAGCAATGGTGCGGATCTGATCGCGATCGATCCCCGATTTTGCCACGATCTCGTCCCACGACATCGCGGCAACAGCGTCGAGCCAAGCAGCCGAATCGGTGCAATGGGCATCGAGGAACGCGCGGTCGATCGTCTCGTCTTCGCAGCACTGCTTGGCGATGCCCCACAACAACGCGAGGTCGCCGCCGATATGAGGTTGCACATAATGCGAAGCGATCTTGGTTCCAAACAGTAGGCTGATCGGATCGCTGGGAATCCGAAAGTTGACCATCCCGGTTTCGCGAACGGGATTGATCACGATCACATGACCGCCGCGACGGCGAACGTGCATCAGGCTGGTCATCATCCGCGGATGATTGCTGGCCGGGTTGCCACCGATCACAAAAACCAGATCGGCCTGCTCCAGATCCTCCAACACAATCGTCGCCGTTCCACTGCCGATCGACGACTGCAGCCCGACGCCACTGGCCTGGTGACAGTAGTAGCTGCAGTTATTGACGTTATTGGTTCCGTAGAGCCGAGCCAGCAACTGCAACAGAAAGCCCGCTTCGTTGCTGCTGCGGCCACTGAAATACCAAAACGTTTCGTCGGGAGTCAGCGAGCGGAGCTTGGCGCCGATCCGCGATAACGATTCCTCCCACGAGATCGTTTGGAAATGCGAAGCCCCGCGGCGGTAGATCACCGGCTGGACCAACCGCCCGCAATGCTCCAGTTCGCGCGGCGTCATCCGCGACAACTGTTCGACGGGATGCTGATCCCAGAAGGTAGGCAAAACCGCCGGCTGCAAATCCGCAGCCATCGCCTGCAAACTCTTCTTGCAGACCTCGGGAAAGGCCCCTCGCTCATTGACCATCCCACCCTTCTGGCCGCCCATCCCCAAGGCGCAGGTCTTGCAAGCGTTCCGCGTTCGCATGGCGTGATACATCTTAAAGACGCCGCCGACCTCGCGTCCTTTCTTGAGCGTATAGAGGATCGCTCGGAAACCGCCGCCGCTGCGAACTTTCATCTTCATTTCACTCAGCCATTGTGATCGTTGTGCAGAAACCCAGTCATTGCGAGGGGAACGCCTGGGCGCCGGGCCCTTAGCCATTATTATCGCAGTCCCCGCCACAAGTCGAATATGCCGCGCGACCGACACAATCCACCGCCGCCCCCAGGCAGTCATCGACGTGAAATCCCGAACGAACCGTTCAATTCGTTGATATCCGGTTTCACGGACGTATAGAATAAGAAGGAACGCTGGAACGCGTCCCGCCGGCTCCCACCTATTACCTTCCATCCACTTTGCAGTCGCCCATGTTGCTACGCATTCTATCGTCGATGGGTCTGTGCCTGGTTTGGCATCTTTGTTGTTTTGCCGAACAATCGCAGGTCGATTTCAATCGCGACATTCGTCCGATCCTCTCCAACCATTGCTTTTCCTGCCACGGTCCCGATGCGGAACACCGTCAGGCGGGGCTGCGATTGGATGAAGCCGAACCGGCGCTGGCGAAACTCGACAGCGGCGATCGGGCGATCGTCCCTGGCGACGTCGACGCCAGCACCTTGGTCGCGCGGATCGCCAGCGACGACGAAGGCGATGTCATGCCGCCGGTCGACTTCCACAAACCGCTCACGGCCAAGCAGAAGCAACTGCTGACCGACTGGATCGCTCAAGGGGCTCCCTTTAGCGCCCACTGGTCGCTGCTACCGCCCGTGAAAGCAGCCCCGCCGGCGATCTCTGATCCCGCGATCCCCGTCGACGGTCCGATCGATCAGTTCATCGCCAACAAGGCCCTAGAGGCGGGACTGTCGATCAATCCGCCAGCCGATCGGCGGTCGCTGATCCGCCGCGCCACCTTCGACCTGACCGGCCTGCCGCCGACGCTGCAAGAGGTTCGCGATTTTGTCGACGACCAGTCGCCCAACGCTTACGAAAAATTGATCGACCGATTGTTGGAGTCGAAGCGGTTCGGCGAACACCAAGCCCGCTACTGGTTGGACCTGGTCCGCTATGGCGACACGCACGGCCTGCACTTGGACAACTACCGCGAGATGTGGCCCTACCGCGATTGGGTGATCGCAGCGATCAACGACAACAAACCGCTGGACGAATTCATCACCGAACAACTCGCCGGCGACTTGATCCCCAACGCCACGCTGCAGCAACAGATCGCCAGCGGCTTCAATCGCTTGAACGTCACGACCAGCGAAGGGGGATCGATCTACGACGAGGTCTACGTGCGGAACTGCGTCGATCGCGTCTCCGCGTTTGGCACCGTCTTCCTGGGCATGACTACCGGTTGCGCGGTCTGCCACGATCACAAGTTCGACCCGATCTCGGCTCGCGACTTCTATTCGCTGTTTGCGTATTTCAACAGCCTCGATGGCCGGGCGTTGGACGGAAACAAGAAGGATCACCCGCCGACGGTTCAAGTGCCGACGGCAGAGCACGAGAGTCAGCTGGCACAACTGCGGGAAGAACTGCAGATGCTGGACGTCGAAATGGAGGGCGACCTGACGGGGGTCGACGAATCGCAGCAACGCTGGGAACAGCGACTGAGCGGCGGTCAAGCGATCAACTGGGTGCCGTTGATCCCCGATAAAGTGACAACCGACAGCGAATTGAAGCTGGAGCAATTGGAAGATGGTTCGGTCAAAGCGACCGGCACACCGGCGGCGACCGACACGTTGGTGATCGAAGCTGCCGTGCCGGCCGGCGACAACTGGCAACTGCTGCAATTGGAAGTCCTGGCCGACGAGAACAAGCCGGGCGGAATCAGCAGCAATGGCAACGCGGTCCTGACGGAGATGGAGGTCGAGATCGCATCGCCGATGTCGGGCAATCGCTGGTTGCCAGTGAAGTTGATCTATGGCGAAGCCGACTACGAACAGCCCGATGGCAAGTTTGCGATCGGATATGCGTTCGATGGCAAACAGGACAAAGACGCCGGCTGGGCGATCGGCGGCCATTTGAATCCCGGCACGCGATCGGCGTGGTTTGTCGCGTCGAGCTTCCTGTCCGACGGTGCCGATTCGCGGTTGCGAATCAAGCTGCACTTCAAATCGCAATGGGCGGGACATCAATTCGGCCAGGTCCGTCTGAGCGTCAGCGATGCCGTTCCGCAACCGGCTGCCGACCAGCAATTGGTCCTCGGCGACTGGGATCAAACGGGACCGTTCCCGGTGGAATACGCTACCGCGGGCTACTTCCGAACATTTGCCTCCGAGGGCCGAGAATTTAAAGCCGATGAAAAGTTCGGTAATCACGAACTGCCTTGGACCAAACAACCGACTTACGCCAATGCCGCGGCGCACGACCTGCCGACCGTTGGCGATGAGCCCTCGGTCGTCCTGTTGCATCGCACGATCGAGGCCAAGACGCCTCAAAAGGTGACGCTGCTCTTAGGCACTCAAGATGGGTTCGTTTTGTATGTCAATCAGAAGAAGCAAGGCGAGGTAAGGCAGCAGCGCGACTTTGCGTCGCTGCGAGACGAATACGAAGTCGACCTGAAGAAGGGCGTGAATCACATCGATCTTAAGGTCGTCAGCCACGGTGGGCGACCGAGCCGGTTTGCGTTTGCCGTCCGATCCCCCTCGGCTCCGGTCCCCGCATCGATTGTGGAGATTGCCAAACTGGATGCCGCCGCGCGAACCGCCGACCAAGCCGATGCGATCCGCGCCTACTATCGCCGCGTCGCCAGCATCGATCCCGATTGGCTGGTTTTGCGAGCTCAAAAAGATGGCATCCTGAATCAGATCGATGCCGTTGAAAAGTCGTTCCCGACGACGTTGGTTTGGAAGGAACTCACGGAGCCGCGGCCCGCCCATATCCTGCTGCGTGGCGAATACGACCAAAAGGGAGAAGAGGTGCCGCGAGCGGTTCCGGCCGCGCTGCCACCGCTGCCCGAAGGCGTTCCAAATGATCGCATGGGCCTCGCGAAATGGCTGACCGATCCCAGCCATCCCCTGACAGCCCGCGTTGCGGTGAACCGTTACTGGCAGCAGTTGTTTGGAACGGGCATCGTCAAGACGAGCGAAGATTTTGGAGCTCAAGGCGAACCGCCGAGCCATCCGCAACTGCTCGATTGGCTGGCGATCGATTTCCGTGATTCGGGCTGGGACGTGAAGCGGATGATCAAACAGATCATGATGTCGCAGACCTACCGCCGCGACCAACACGTATCGCCCAAGCAACGTGAGATCGATCCGAGCAATCGACTGCTGGCCCGCGGAGCACGCTTCCGTTTGGATGCGGAGATGTTGCGCGACCAAGCGTTGATGGCCAGCGGCCTGCTGGTCGAGAAACAAGGTGGCCCGAGCGTCAAGCCGCCGCAACCCGAAGGACTTTGGGAAGCGGTTGGATATTCGGGTTCGGACACCGTCAATTTCAAACCCGACACAGGTGAGAAGATCTACCGCCGCAGCCTCTACACGTTCTGGAAACGGACAAGCGCCCCGCCGACGATGACGATGCTGGACGCTCCGAGCCGCGAATCGTGCACGGCACGGCGGGAGCGAACCAACACGCCGCTGCAAGCGTTGATGATGCTGAACGAATTGCAGTTCGTCGAATGCTCGCGAAACCTCGGCCAACGTGTGATCGCCGAAGGAGGCAGCGACGACGCCCAAAAGATCGCTTGGGCTTTTGAAACGCTGACCTCGCGCGTTCCTTCGGAAACCGAAACGGCTGAACTGATGGGCCTGTTAAACGACGCCCGCGCCGCGTTTGGCAAAGACCCCGAAAATGCAAACCGCTTGATCAAGCTGGGGCAATCGCCCACGCCCGATTCGATCGATCCGATCGAACTTGCAGCTTGGACCGCCGTGGCGAGCACGTTAATCAACCTGGATGAAGTGGTGACAAAATGACCATCGATGCATTTGACCAATACAAACGATTACTCACGCGTCGCCACTTCTTTCGCAATGCCTCGCTGGGCCTCGGGACCGCCGCGCTAGCGTCGATGCCCGGCAGCCCGCTGCACGCCGCCACCGCGGATGCTCAGCTCCAAGGCACGCCGGGACTGGCAAACCTGCCGCATCACCAACCGAAAGCCAAACGGGCGATCTATCTGTTCATGTCAGGCGCGCCGAGCCAGATGGACATGTGGGACTACAAGCCGAAGATGGCGGACTGGTTCGATAAAGACCTCCCCGAAACGATCCGCCAAGGCCAGCGTTTGACGACGATGACCAGCGGTCAATCGCGGTTCCCGATCGCTCCTTCGATCTACAAGTTCGCTCAGCATGGCAAGGCGGGGACGTGGGCCAGTGAATTGGTCCCGCACATGGCCAAGAAGGTCGACGAAATTTCGATGATCCGGTCGATGTGGACCGAAGCGATCAACCACGATCCGGCGATCACCTACATCTGCACCGGCGACCAATTGCCGGGCAAACCGAGCCTCGGATCATGGCTCAGTTACGGGCTAGGGAACGAAAACGAAAACCTGCCGTCGTTCCTAGTCATGACAGCTTCATGGTCCGGCCGCCAACAAGCCCAAGCCCTCTACAACCGACTGTGGGGGAGCGGCTTTTTGCCAAGCAAATTCCAAGGCGTATCGCTCCGCAGCGCCGGCGACCCGGTGCTGTACCTGTCGAATCCCAGCGGCTTGGATGCGGGCGTCCGCCGCCGGATGCTCGACAGCCTCTCGCGGCTGAACCAACAGACCTACGAAGCGATCGGCGATCCGGAGACCAACGCCCGGATCGCTCAGTACGAGATGGCGTTTCGGATGCAGACGTCGATCCCTGAACTGGCCGATCTGAGCGACGAACCGCAACACGTCTTGGACCTGTACGGCCCCGATGTCATGCGACCGGGAACCTATGCCAACTGCTGCATCCTGGCGCGGCGAATGGCCGAGCGCGGCGTGCGGTTCACGCAGATCTTCCATCGCGGCTGGGATCAGCACGGCAACCTGCCGGGCGACCTGCCGAAACAATGCAAGGACACCGACCAACCCAACGCAGGGCTGCTGACCGACCTGAAGCAGCGCGGCCTGCTGGACGACACGCTTGTCGTCTGGGGTGGCGAATTTGGACGCACGATCTACTGCCAGGGCAAGCTGACGAAGAAGACCTACGGCCGCGATCACCATCCCAAGTGCTTCACCGTCTGGATGGCCGGAGCGGGCATCAAGCAAGGCGTCGTCCACGGCGAGACGGACGAGTTCAGTTACAACGTGACAGCCGATCCGGTTCACATCCGCGATCTCAACGCCACGATCCTGAACCAATTGGGAATCGACCACAGCCGATTCACCTACCCGTTCCAAGGCCTCGACCAACGCCTCACCGGCGTCACCGAAGCCAAGGTGATCCGTCCGATCCTGGCTTAAAACAAGCCACAGGTCGGCACATCGCCCCTCGGTGTCAAGTTGTTTCAAGCCGCAGTGGCGGCGATCGCATAAAGACTGCGGCGCGAGCCGCAGGATCACGGACCGCGATCGATGAAGCGAATTGATAGTTCCCGTTTGTTCTCACAGAGGCGCCAAGGCACGAAGGTCAGGGTATCGTCGCGTGGCCAACGATCGACGCGACTCCACGTTGAAACCACAAAAGCCCGGCGTCGCTAAGCTCCGTGCCTCGGTGTCTCCGTGAGAAAACCTGCTTTCTTGGCACCCCGGCAGTAGCCATCGTCTCTCGTTTGTTCGCACAGAGGCGCCAAGGCACGGAGGTCAGGGTATCGTCGCGTGGCCAACGATCGACGCGACTCCACGTTGCCCACCCAAAAGCCCGGCGTCGCTCGACTCCGTGCCTTGGTGCCTCCGTGAGAAAACTTGCTTTCTTAGCAGATTGGCAGCATCAGACTCGCCGGTTCGCGATCGCGCAGCGAGGCGCAACGGAACCGGACGCTAGCGTTTGCTGGCTGATATCTCCTAGTTGAAACAGTGATCTGCCCTGGGGTTGTTTCGCGAAAAGTGTTTAATCTCACGCCTGAATCGTGTAGCATACGTTCCTCCCGCCTGCGTTTTCGCCCTCCAACCGCGATCCTGAAAATGCGTCTCCTACCTACCTTTGCGCTGCTCGCTGCCGTTTCGATCCTCTCCAGCGGGGCAATTGCTGCCGATCCGCTGACTTTCGAAAAGGATGTTCGTCCGATCCTGAAGGCGCACTGCTTTCATTGCCATGGCGAAAGTGGCGTCGTCGAGGGATCGCTCGATGTCCGACTGAAACGTTGGATTCTGTCTGGCGGTGATTCGGGCGAAGCGATCGTCCCGGGCAATGATAGCGAATCGCTGCTGCTTGAACGGGTGGAGTCGGGGGACATGCCGCCGGGCGAAAAGAATCTGTCCGCCGAGGATATCGCTTCGATTCGCCAGTGGATCCTCGACGGTGCCAAGACCGCGCGAGAAGAACCGCTGACGCTCGACGATGGCGACTACATCACCGAGGAGGAACGCAGCTTTTGGGCCTTCCAACCGATCGCGTCCCCTGAGCCGCCCGTTGTCAAAGAGAACGTCAGCGACAATCCAATCGACGCGTTCGTCCTCGATCGGCTGCATCGCGAAGGGCTCGCCTTTTCGGCCGCCGCCGATCGACACACTCTAATCCGCCGAGCAACGTTCGATCTGTGGGGACTGCCCCCCGAGCCGGAGATGGTCGACGAATTCGTTAACGATCCGAGCCCCCACGCCTACGCGGCGTTGATCGATCTCTTGCTCGCCTCGCCCCGCTACGGTGAGCGATGGGGCCGGCATTGGCTGGACGTCGCCGGCTACGCCGATTCCGATGGCTACACAAATCAAGATACCGAACGCGAGTTCGCCTACTTCTACCGCGACTACGTCATCGACAGCTTTAACGATGACAAACCGTTGGACCAATTTATCTGCGAGCAATTGGCCGGAGACGAGATGGCGACGGGGAAGGACGCTTCGCAGCTAACGCCCCAGCGGATCGCTCAACTCACCGCCACCGGCTTTCTTCGCATGGCTCCCGACGGCACTGCATCGGGAGGCATCGATCGCGCCCTGGCAGCCAACGAAACGATTTCCGACACGATCGAGATCGTATCGACATCGCTGTTGGGGCTGACGGTTGGATGCGCGAAGTGTCACGACCATCGGTACGATCCGATCAGCCAAGCCGATTACTTCCGGTTCCGCGCGATTTTCG from Rosistilla carotiformis includes the following:
- a CDS encoding PSD1 and planctomycete cytochrome C domain-containing protein, which encodes MLLRILSSMGLCLVWHLCCFAEQSQVDFNRDIRPILSNHCFSCHGPDAEHRQAGLRLDEAEPALAKLDSGDRAIVPGDVDASTLVARIASDDEGDVMPPVDFHKPLTAKQKQLLTDWIAQGAPFSAHWSLLPPVKAAPPAISDPAIPVDGPIDQFIANKALEAGLSINPPADRRSLIRRATFDLTGLPPTLQEVRDFVDDQSPNAYEKLIDRLLESKRFGEHQARYWLDLVRYGDTHGLHLDNYREMWPYRDWVIAAINDNKPLDEFITEQLAGDLIPNATLQQQIASGFNRLNVTTSEGGSIYDEVYVRNCVDRVSAFGTVFLGMTTGCAVCHDHKFDPISARDFYSLFAYFNSLDGRALDGNKKDHPPTVQVPTAEHESQLAQLREELQMLDVEMEGDLTGVDESQQRWEQRLSGGQAINWVPLIPDKVTTDSELKLEQLEDGSVKATGTPAATDTLVIEAAVPAGDNWQLLQLEVLADENKPGGISSNGNAVLTEMEVEIASPMSGNRWLPVKLIYGEADYEQPDGKFAIGYAFDGKQDKDAGWAIGGHLNPGTRSAWFVASSFLSDGADSRLRIKLHFKSQWAGHQFGQVRLSVSDAVPQPAADQQLVLGDWDQTGPFPVEYATAGYFRTFASEGREFKADEKFGNHELPWTKQPTYANAAAHDLPTVGDEPSVVLLHRTIEAKTPQKVTLLLGTQDGFVLYVNQKKQGEVRQQRDFASLRDEYEVDLKKGVNHIDLKVVSHGGRPSRFAFAVRSPSAPVPASIVEIAKLDAAARTADQADAIRAYYRRVASIDPDWLVLRAQKDGILNQIDAVEKSFPTTLVWKELTEPRPAHILLRGEYDQKGEEVPRAVPAALPPLPEGVPNDRMGLAKWLTDPSHPLTARVAVNRYWQQLFGTGIVKTSEDFGAQGEPPSHPQLLDWLAIDFRDSGWDVKRMIKQIMMSQTYRRDQHVSPKQREIDPSNRLLARGARFRLDAEMLRDQALMASGLLVEKQGGPSVKPPQPEGLWEAVGYSGSDTVNFKPDTGEKIYRRSLYTFWKRTSAPPTMTMLDAPSRESCTARRERTNTPLQALMMLNELQFVECSRNLGQRVIAEGGSDDAQKIAWAFETLTSRVPSETETAELMGLLNDARAAFGKDPENANRLIKLGQSPTPDSIDPIELAAWTAVASTLINLDEVVTK
- a CDS encoding arylsulfatase codes for the protein MRQRLIQSIHSAALKAGRRTSIRPCNLRLSSFAYVIALALIGHATTIHAQQSDRPNLIYIMVDDLGYGDLGCFGQQTIKTPNIDHLAAEGMKLTSHYSGNTVCRPSRLSLWTGMHAGHTAIDSNAPYVLKESDVTVAELLQQAGYTTVGIGKWALGNTENSGHPNRQGFDFWMGYLDQGEAHNYYPAKLWRNDQKVPLPGNVISDAPLARGRVSSKRTTYSHDVMTEEMLDFVRGQGDKPFLMHIHWTIPHANNEGGRVNKDGMEVPDYGIYADRDWPNPEKGFAAMITRMDGDVGRLMALLKEKQIDDNTLVVFTSDNGPHSEGNHKHETFDSNGPLRGYKRDLYEGGIRMPTIARWPGKIAAGSTSDQLLAHYDWLPTACELAGIDPPAGVDGISFAATLLGQSQRPHEYLFWSYGDKKAARIGNWKAVIPGKNKPLELYDLANDIGETKNIADQHPDVVQKMKQAIAAALE
- a CDS encoding DUF1501 domain-containing protein, which codes for MTIDAFDQYKRLLTRRHFFRNASLGLGTAALASMPGSPLHAATADAQLQGTPGLANLPHHQPKAKRAIYLFMSGAPSQMDMWDYKPKMADWFDKDLPETIRQGQRLTTMTSGQSRFPIAPSIYKFAQHGKAGTWASELVPHMAKKVDEISMIRSMWTEAINHDPAITYICTGDQLPGKPSLGSWLSYGLGNENENLPSFLVMTASWSGRQQAQALYNRLWGSGFLPSKFQGVSLRSAGDPVLYLSNPSGLDAGVRRRMLDSLSRLNQQTYEAIGDPETNARIAQYEMAFRMQTSIPELADLSDEPQHVLDLYGPDVMRPGTYANCCILARRMAERGVRFTQIFHRGWDQHGNLPGDLPKQCKDTDQPNAGLLTDLKQRGLLDDTLVVWGGEFGRTIYCQGKLTKKTYGRDHHPKCFTVWMAGAGIKQGVVHGETDEFSYNVTADPVHIRDLNATILNQLGIDHSRFTYPFQGLDQRLTGVTEAKVIRPILA
- a CDS encoding FdhF/YdeP family oxidoreductase, with the protein product MKVRSGGGFRAILYTLKKGREVGGVFKMYHAMRTRNACKTCALGMGGQKGGMVNERGAFPEVCKKSLQAMAADLQPAVLPTFWDQHPVEQLSRMTPRELEHCGRLVQPVIYRRGASHFQTISWEESLSRIGAKLRSLTPDETFWYFSGRSSNEAGFLLQLLARLYGTNNVNNCSYYCHQASGVGLQSSIGSGTATIVLEDLEQADLVFVIGGNPASNHPRMMTSLMHVRRRGGHVIVINPVRETGMVNFRIPSDPISLLFGTKIASHYVQPHIGGDLALLWGIAKQCCEDETIDRAFLDAHCTDSAAWLDAVAAMSWDEIVAKSGIDRDQIRTIAGVYAKSQRTVFAWTMGITHHAHGVQNVQAIANLAMARGMLGRPGCGLLPIRGHSNVQGIGSVGVTPKLKDAIFENLQSKFHLELPTSTGLDTLACMEAAHDRRMKFGLCLGGNLYGSNPDSRFAAEALSRLEMSVMLSTTLNTGHVNGLADETIILPVLPRDEEPEATTQESMFNFIRMSDGGPRRVPGPRSEVRVIADLGRRAIGDSDLICWDQLQQTSTIRNWISEVVPGYAKLDKIEATKQEFQLDGRTFHEPKFPTADGKAVMHTHALPDLKGTDSNELRLMTVRSEGQFNTVVYEEEDLYRNQDRRDIILMHPEDLQRLGLQHDQPVSIRSDTGQIDGYLARGFDSIRPGNSLMYYPESNCLVSRYADPQSKTPAFKGIVVTVLPLA